A stretch of DNA from Cryptomeria japonica chromosome 4, Sugi_1.0, whole genome shotgun sequence:
GCACCCGATGTTTCAAAGCTTTTTAAGCACCCTTTTTTCCCATATCTGGCGGCGCTGACATAAGTCTTCATAAATCAACACAAACCCAAACAGAAACGCCATTAAATGCCGGCTCTCATCCCGCCCAGGATCGACTCCCACGCCCACCGCCACCGCATACAAaaagcctctttttctttttctcctttctTTATTTCCCCTTTTAAGCAAGAGCTCAGCAATAGCCCGTGCACTTCTTCTGCACAGTCCGTGCCAGTTTTTTCTGTTTCCCCTGTTCGCCAAACTCGTGCTTTTCTTTATTCACCGGCAATAGCCTTCGTTTTTCTGAGCTGGGTGCCCATTTTTTCCTGGTTCTTCTGTGCAAAAGTGTAAAAAAGTGACCGACATCTAACAAAGCGAAGCTTCTCCGAGGTGGGCGCATCTTTCTTTCGGCAGAACCTGCTAAAGGTGACATTTTGAATCGAATTGAAGCGGCTTTAAGCAGTCCCAGAAGCTTTCTCTTTATACTCTGTTTTCCAAGCTGCTGTTTTTCTCTTTGTGGGACGTTTTATTGAAGCTCTGAGAAGCGTTTTGAGCGTCTCTGAAAATGGCTCCTAATTCTTCTAGTACCACTGAACAACAACCCATTGTCTGCAAGACCGCCGGGCAAAAGAGAGCTCGGAATGAGGTTGTTTTCAGCCTGCCTGCTGTAAGGCCCATAGTAACAGTTCGGTTGTCTGAGGTCGAGAGTTCGAATCCCGGGGGTGACAGCGACGAACAGAGCGGCAACAATGGCGTTGAAGAGGAGTGTACTACTCCTAAGGCGAAGGAAAACAGAATAGCAGAGCTCTTGACTTGCCCTCCTGCGCCCAGAAAACGCAGGATCACTTGTCGCCATCGAGTAGTTCTGCCTTTTTTTACTTCCCCTGATTTGGATTCGTTCTTCTTGCCCCTTTACAAAATGTGTAAACAGTGAAGCAGAGATTGGTCTGTTATTGTGATCTTGATCATGTTCGCTGAAAGTTAATGAAAAGGTTCGATGGttttttcaatattttctcctgTGTTTTCAAGAATTTGTTTTCAATGGCGTCTGATCAACTTCCAGCAAGTGAAGATCGTTTTAAACAGCATAAAACATTCACATTCAAATTAAAGATATTAGTTTTCCAAAATCTATAATAGTCCTAGTACTTATTAATGATTTAGATTGTGTTTGTTTACATCATTTGAATCATACTATGATTCATATCCAGATAAAAGATAGTTCATAGAATCTTCATAATAGATCACAAAATATAATCATAATAGATCACAAAGAAACATCATGTAAACAAACACACCATCTAAATCAAATGTCATAAGAAGAATAAAAACATTCGCTGATTTGATTTGGCTGGTTGCATTTGTATTTTTTGCCTTGTATGTCTTGCATGGAAAGACAATCCTGAGCATTTTTTTTTGCATGTAAAGTCAAAATGGCGGTCACGTCTATTAACACTGTAACGCGGATCTTTGCGTCTCTTCCAAGTTAGAAAATGGCtcgtttttctattttaattaaaaataattcaaatttatagGTGGAACGTGTAAGAAGCTTCCTTTTTCGTTCGATGAGGATGTTCAAACTTCAATCCATTGAAAATTAGGAAGGGAATATTAACGGTCTGTCTAAAGCAAGCGAATCTTTGCCTCAAGGTTTATGTTCACTTATTGTAGGCTTGGCAGACATTTGGATTGCTCAACTCATCATTTTggttatgatttttttattattgaacaATGCAGATCACAAAGAGTGAATAGGTAGCCAGTCTTGAAAATAAGAGAAAATCTGGAGATGttacatcattctataataaaaatGAATTATTAGTGACGGTAAagttattattaataaattatataattttaaatcaATCAAAGATAAATAATAGGGAAAGGGTATTAGTAGTGGAGATAGTTTCAATAGTAGACAGTTTTTTGTCAACCCAACTTCCCATTATTAGATTGTAAAGGAGCtcaaaaaattgataatgaaaagttcattaatgaatatcacatgtaccaatcgtggataattttttagctttttttaccataattagcccatttatACACCACTActagcccatttgtgcaccactaatAGGACATTTGTGCATAACTACTTGGGCATTTGTCCTTTAGTACTGGatattttgagttatctactattggcaCAAAGATGATTATGTATCAGGCGACACTtttaaatgaccactttttgacctttgcgGACATAATGAATTCCACAACATGCattgttactacctagaagccagatccttagttataagcaagtaAGTCGTATACGGAGATAAccaaaaaaaataattgaaatatgaTGTACAGTTTGAGAGTTAAAAATGCCCAAAATTAGCTATGTCCACTACTAGTACGCTTCTCCTAATATGAATAAGAAAAAGTTCAATTAGATCGGTATGTTAAGAACAATTAATATAAGAATTTCGTGTATAAAAGTATTTTTTGAGATTGTGCTTGGCATAATGTATTATTAGTTTGAAGTAGTAAGATTTGCCTTTTTTAATTTGTTTATATTCTTTAAGAATCTGTTGTAAAACAAGACCCATATATTCAAGCTTATTAAGGTCTCTCTAAATCTAAATGTCAGGTTTAACTTCTTGGAGGAATCAAATGTCAAGTTTAAATTTTATTAAGGTCTCTCTAAATCTAAATGTCGGGTTTAACTTCTTGGAGGAATAAAATGTCAAGTTTAAATTTTATTAAGGTCTCTCTAAATCTAATTTTTCAATGAGGGAGAGAAAACCCTCTTAAATTTCAAGAAAGTATCTTGCAACTCATAATGAACCAAAGATGGTATTATCACCATCTTAAGGCAACACACCAAAACGATTGGAAAGTGAAACTATTTGGTCATTGTTCATATGATCTTTTAAACCGATTGATGAGGAGATTGATCTTTCACATGAGTTTTATGGAAGTGAAGAAAAGGTTTGAACAAGGGAGTATAGAGAAACTTTGGAGGGAGAAAGAGAATATTCCTAGGTTATAGAgaaagagttagagagagagagagagagagagagagcattatTTATCAGTCTTCCTAACCATCCGCCATCAATTAGTCATAACAATGTCTTTGTAAGAAGGGGGTCTTTTGTTAGATGGCATAGAAGGATAGTTATGGTCAAGGAGGAAGTAAAATGTTTAGCTTGTGGTGGAGGTgaagaagtgaccttgttaaaaggaTAGTAATGTGTTGTTGGATAGAATGCTTGACTAGAGTAGAAAGGGGATGAAGCTTTAGGAATTTATTTTCCCTAACAAGTTAACCACATATTAGGTGTCTTTCTTAGAAAAAATGTATGTATTGTGCTTGTTCAAGTACACTAATGGTTGTTTTAATTCAAAACAAGGACCAATTAGTTTAACATCCTCTAGCAAATGTTTATTCAAATTAACTTCCATGCATACATTGGGATGTAATCTTAAACTAGAAAATTTATCAAAGTTATGTTTGCACCATATTACTTTACCAATTGAGCCACAATATCTTTCAAGAGTGgtcaaaatgcaaaatttaaatattgaatttctATCCACGTGAGGTAATGTGAGTGAGATAGTCCTTTAGGGTGAAAATCAAGGTTTGATGCTTGAAGATAACAAACTTGCTTGCATATAACATACATGTCATACTATAAAACTACTCGAGCATGTTGAGTAGCCTTAAACATACAAGAGACATAGCATTTACCTAATATCTTTATGGTTTCAACTTCTCAAACCCTATTCTCctagttcaattttttttgttttttggaaaaaTTCATTTTAGTGAGGATTcctctttaaaaaataaaataaccaaTCTAGTTTAATATTCAATAATGATATCCACAACATCAATAAGAAGATAAAACTctaattttttgccttttttatCACTAGGTTGATCTTTAGTCTTTTTTGGCCCTTCTCTTCATCTTCAATACCTTGGATGGCTTCTATAATCTCTATTATTATTTTATAGCCACTTCTAGTTTGTTTTCCAACACACCAAGTCTCCCTtcatattcatgacttctttcttcattatcaataCCAAGACAACTTTCTCTACTGACAATAATCTACTACAATTCATTCCCTACATTTCATCCATCATTTCTACATTAAATTGATTATGCATTAATTTTAGTCACATCTATAGTTGGCTTTGTATTCTATCTCCTATTATAAGTACTTTTGGGGAATCTTAGTTAGTTTATGCTTTTCTTGTTGTTGGAAAATATGCCTCCATACAATGACAATTTATGCATAACCCATAAGAGAAACATATGCAAATAAGTACTTAGAATCCATAtgcaaaagaatagacaacatacacATCAACGATGACACAAGGtataccttgggaaaaccatcaTGAGGGAAAAACTCAgcctccaaaatcatccatccATCATGTATTATTCAATAATTCAACATTACACTACACCATGAACACCTCTGAATCACAAGGCCTCTACAAgtactccatgtgaacaagcatgcaaCCACACATCTCATGCCATGCATCAAATTTCCACAAATGTTAAATTAGCTAACCTTAAATGACTACCCATGTGATTGCTTTTATAGAATCAAGCTCCCACAAAAACACCAAGTGTTATTACATAAAACTATGTGACTAATACCATTGATGCCACATTTAATATTTGGTAATAAGTATTCACTTTATTGATTATATTTctctaatattaaataattgtaatATATTATCCCAAAGATAGTTGGCCCCAATAGTGGAATCTCTAAAGAAATTTCTACGTGAAGCGTAGCCATCTAGGTTATCCAAGGTGCACCATacacataataataaataatacaatataaccattatgcaaggtgtacaacacctaattcCCTTGACATTGTTTCTATGGATTTGTCTACCATTTTTAGGGATTTCTTTCCAGAAATTATATCATTTGTAGGGTTTCActtcttttggttttacaaaactTTCATTCTTCTTTTCTATCAATTCACAAAGATTACCTTTATAAGTTATAATTATGTTAATGccaatttttattttagttttctatttattttaagaaaaatgatttaatataattatataatgatAATTGGTATAATCATAGTATAAATTTAGGTTCATTCTCTTAAATTTAAGTTATCCCTATTTATACATATTGGCTATTCTTTATCCATTTTTCACACTTTTAGATACAATTTACATTATTGCATTGTCCATTAATGAGCATGCATTCTCTATGTGAAAACACTATTTTTTTTATCCTAGATCATTCATGTGGGTGTCACATCCACATATCTTACCCCCaactatttaaaattcaaatttagtcAAATATTGCCTATTTTAGTAGCCCTTGTTAGACAATTAAACACACGTCTATACAATTCTCTTGTATTTAAAATTATTTAGCTGCATTCATTTTAGACATCCTCTCATATCTATGAGCATCTATTGAATAGTCATTTGTATTCAAGGAGCATATAGAAGAATATTTCAATTTGGAGATAGTAAAAAGCAATGTATTTATGCATCATATTATCTTACATCATCTAAATTACTGCTTCTTGTTTTCAATCCTTCACATGACCATAATGTTAGCCTTTTCTTAAGGGCTAACCTAAGATTTTGTGCCCCTAGTGATCCAACTATAATTTGAATGTATTTTTAAATATTGTTAATCTTAAAAGCAGAGAAGATAACAACAAATTAAG
This window harbors:
- the LOC131054109 gene encoding cyclin-dependent protein kinase inhibitor SMR13: MAPNSSSTTEQQPIVCKTAGQKRARNEVVFSLPAVRPIVTVRLSEVESSNPGGDSDEQSGNNGVEEECTTPKAKENRIAELLTCPPAPRKRRITCRHRVVLPFFTSPDLDSFFLPLYKMCKQ